In Streptomyces durocortorensis, a genomic segment contains:
- a CDS encoding 4-(cytidine 5'-diphospho)-2-C-methyl-D-erythritol kinase, with protein sequence MSVTVRVPAKVNVQLAVGAARPDGFHDLANVFLAVGLYDEVTATPADELRITCSGPDAAQVPLDTTNLAARAALALAERYGIEPAVHLHIAKDIPVAGGMAGGSADGAAALVACDALWGTGASRDELLAICADLGSDVPFSLVGGAALGTGRGEKLTPIEVGGTFHWVFAVADGGLSTPAVYGEFDRLTADTEVPEPTASPALLAALRSGDSGALAAALGNDLQPAALSLRPSLADTLAAGTAAGALAALVSGSGPTTAFLVEDESVALKVADVLLTSGTCRSARVAVSPAPGAHVI encoded by the coding sequence GTGAGCGTCACCGTCCGCGTCCCCGCCAAGGTCAACGTCCAGCTCGCCGTGGGCGCCGCCCGCCCCGACGGCTTCCACGACCTGGCCAACGTCTTCCTCGCCGTGGGCCTGTACGACGAGGTCACCGCCACCCCCGCCGACGAGCTGCGCATCACCTGCTCCGGTCCGGACGCCGCCCAGGTCCCGCTGGACACCACCAACCTCGCCGCCCGGGCCGCCCTCGCGCTGGCCGAGCGGTACGGCATCGAACCCGCCGTCCACCTCCACATCGCCAAGGACATCCCGGTCGCGGGCGGCATGGCGGGCGGCAGCGCCGACGGGGCGGCCGCCCTGGTCGCGTGCGACGCCCTGTGGGGGACCGGCGCGAGCCGCGACGAACTCCTCGCGATCTGCGCGGACCTGGGCAGCGACGTGCCGTTCAGCCTGGTCGGCGGGGCCGCGCTCGGCACCGGACGCGGCGAGAAGCTGACCCCGATCGAGGTGGGCGGCACCTTCCACTGGGTCTTCGCGGTGGCGGACGGCGGCCTCTCCACGCCCGCGGTGTACGGCGAGTTCGACCGCCTCACGGCGGACACCGAGGTCCCCGAGCCGACCGCGTCCCCCGCCCTGCTCGCCGCCCTGCGCTCGGGCGACTCCGGCGCACTCGCGGCCGCCCTGGGCAACGACCTCCAGCCCGCCGCGCTCTCCCTGCGCCCCTCCCTCGCGGACACCCTGGCGGCGGGCACGGCGGCGGGGGCCCTGGCCGCCCTGGTCTCCGGCTCGGGCCCGACGACGGCGTTCCTGGTCGAGGACGAGTCGGTGGCCCTCAAGGTGGCCGACGTGCTGCTGACGTCCGGCACCTGCCGCAGCGCGCGGGTGGCGGTGTCGCCCGCGCCGGGCGCGCACGTGATCTGA
- the rsmA gene encoding 16S rRNA (adenine(1518)-N(6)/adenine(1519)-N(6))-dimethyltransferase RsmA has product MSSTEPDALLGPADIRDLAAKLGVRPTKQRGQNFVIDANTVRRIVRTAGVRPDDVVVEVGPGLGSLTLALLEAADRVIAVEIDDVLAAALPATVNARMPERADRFALVHSDAMLVTELPGPAPTALVANLPYNVAVPVLLTILERFPSIERTLVMVQSEVADRLAARPGNKVYGVPSVKANWYADVKRAGAIGRNVFWPAPNVDSGLVSLVRRTEPIATTASRAEVFAVVDAAFAQRRKTLRAALSGWAGSAPAAEAALVAAGVSPQARGEALTVEEFAAIAENKPEASELSGGDK; this is encoded by the coding sequence GTGAGCAGCACAGAGCCCGACGCCCTCCTGGGCCCCGCAGACATCCGCGACCTGGCCGCGAAGCTGGGCGTACGCCCCACCAAGCAGCGCGGTCAGAACTTCGTCATCGACGCCAACACCGTCCGCCGCATCGTGCGCACGGCCGGGGTCCGCCCGGACGACGTCGTCGTCGAGGTCGGCCCCGGGCTCGGCTCGCTGACCCTGGCGCTGCTGGAGGCGGCGGACCGGGTGATCGCGGTCGAGATCGACGACGTCCTCGCGGCCGCCCTGCCCGCCACGGTGAACGCCCGGATGCCGGAGCGCGCCGACCGCTTCGCCCTCGTCCACTCGGACGCGATGCTGGTCACCGAGCTGCCGGGCCCGGCGCCCACCGCACTGGTGGCGAACCTCCCGTACAACGTGGCCGTGCCGGTCCTGCTCACCATCCTGGAGCGCTTCCCCAGCATCGAACGCACCCTCGTCATGGTCCAGTCCGAGGTCGCCGACCGCCTCGCCGCCCGCCCCGGCAACAAGGTCTACGGCGTGCCGTCGGTGAAGGCCAACTGGTACGCGGACGTCAAGCGCGCCGGGGCCATCGGCCGCAACGTGTTCTGGCCCGCCCCGAACGTCGACTCCGGCCTCGTCTCGCTCGTCCGGCGCACCGAGCCCATCGCCACCACCGCGTCCCGCGCCGAGGTCTTCGCGGTCGTGGACGCCGCCTTCGCCCAGCGCCGCAAGACGCTGCGCGCGGCCCTGTCCGGCTGGGCGGGCTCCGCGCCCGCCGCCGAGGCCGCGCTCGTCGCCGCCGGGGTCTCCCCGCAGGCGCGCGGCGAGGCGCTGACCGTCGAGGAGTTCGCGGCGATCGCGGAGAACAAGCCTGAGGCGTCCGAGCTTTCCGGGGGCGACAAGTGA